The Deltaproteobacteria bacterium genomic interval ATGTGTCTCCCTTATCCCTGGTCATTGAATAAGAAATATTACCAGAAATATATGCCCGTGTCATCAAAATTGGCAATATCCGCGGCCACGCGGCCCCTGGCGCCGCGGCAAAGGCTGAGGGTCTTGACAAGAGCGCGCTTTTTCAGTATAATCAGAACAAGCTGATTATACTTACGGAGGGCTTATGGCAAAAACATCCAAAAAAAGCGGCGCCGGCTGCTGCGGTGTAAAAGCGGTCTGCACGGTCGAGACCATAATCGCCGTTGACGAAAGAGGCCAGATGGTACTGCCGAAGGAACTAAGAAAAAAAGCGTCCATAAAGGCAGGCGACCGCTTCGCGCTCGCAAGCTTTGAAAAAGACGGGAAGGTATGCTGTATCGCGCTTATAAGGACCGACGAGCTCGTGGGTATGGTAAAGGATAAACTCGGCCCGGTCTTAAAGGAGGTGCTCTGATGGAATGCTGTCCGCCAAAACCAAAATCCCCAAAGGCCTTTGGCACGCCGAAGGCAACATCGTGTTGTCCACCACCTGCTGAAGCCGCGTCCGCGCCAAAGGCGACAACCTCTGAGTGGGCGTTATGCGACCGCTACGGCGCAGTTATGGCGCGCCTCTCTAACAGATTCCGCATGAACTATTCAATAGAACCCGGGCTCTACTCCATAGGAACGCCGTCAAAGGACAGCCATGTGTTCGTCACCGCAAACTATAAGCTTTCTTTCGATGTGCTGCGGCGCGAACTAAAGGGAATAAACGCCCATATCCTTGTCCTCGACACCAAGGGCATAAACGTCTGGTGCGCGGCAGGCAAAGGCACCTTCGGCACCGAAGAGCTCGTAACACGGATATTCAAGGCACGGCTCGGCTCCCATGTCTCGCACGGAAAGATAATCGTTCCGCTTCTTGGCGCCCCGGGTGTAGCTGCCCATGAAGTAAAGCGCCAGACAGGGTTCCACGTTATCTACGGCCCTGCCAATGCACGCGACATAAAGGCCTTTATTGATAACAACATGAAGACAACGCCAAAGATGCGCGTGCCGGACTTTGGCTACGTTGACAGGCTGGTACTTACGCCGATGGAGTTCATCCCTGCGCTAAAAACACTTCCGTATGTTGCGGCGTTTTTATTCATCATAGCCGGTATCGGGGAAAAGGGATTCCTCTACGCCGACGCAACAGATGCGCTGCCGCTCGTGATACTCTCTCTTGCAACAATATTCACCGGCGCGCTCATAACGCCTGTAATCCTGCCGCTCGTGCCCATTCGCTCCTTTGCGCTAAAGGGGCTTATCACAGGAATACTCGCGACCTTCGGCGTGCTCTATATTTCCGGGATAAGCGCAGCAGAGAACACGGCCCTTACTGTTTTTGCTTACGCATTTTTCCCGGCAGTAAGCTCGTACCTCGCGCTTCAGTTTACCGGCGCGACAGCGTATACCAATAAATCCGGGGTTGCAAAGGAACTCAAATACGCGCTGCCGCTCTACAAGGCGGCAATAGCAGTATCTGCGCTCTCGCTCATTACGCACATCGCAACAAAAGGAGGCACGCTATGATATACCTTAAAAACGTCTCCACCCTCGAATACAACACTTCAAAATGCACGGGATGCACCAGGTGCGAACAGGTATGCCCAAGAGGAGTGTTTGTTATGGACGGCAACAAGGCCCGCATAACGGACAAAGACCTTTGCATGGAGTGCGGCGCGTGCCAGAAAAACTGCGCTCACGACGCCATAAAGGTCGACGCAGGAGTGGGCTGCGCCCAGGCGCTGATTTACGCAGAGAACACCGGCGAAGAAGCCTGCTGCGGCTAGGCAGGCGTGACGCCTGCAGCAGGCCGAGGGCCTGCACCCGAATGGGCCTTAAAACAAAAACCAAGCAGCTCTTATAGACTCACGGTAGCTGCCTTTCTATGCTTCTATGACATTCTCTTCAATTTCGGAATATACCTTGTCGATTTTTCCCTGCAACTCGATTGTTTCTTCTATCGAAACGCTCATTCTGCAATAATGTTTAATGTCATCGAGCGATAGCGGCCTCTCTGCCTTCGCCCTTTCTTTTAACCATTTTTCCATGACTCTATAGCCGCCGATGTGGTAATCCCAGACCTCGCTTGATATGCCTTCGAAGTATTGACCTTCGTTTATATGAACCTTTTTATCCTTCGGATCATACTTGGGCTTTTCCACCTTATGATTGCCCTTGCCCTGAAATTTTACCAATGGTTTATTGAGGCTCTTTGATTTAAGGAGATGCAACTCCGCAAGTTCCTGACCAAATACGCCGACTTTTTTGAATAACTTATAATCGCCTGTAAAAGGCACACGCGGAAAATCGCTCTTTAAAAATTCGGCGTATTTTGCCCTATATGTATTCGAATAAAGAACCGCGTAAATATAGTAAAAAATCTCTTCGGGCGTAGGTGCCTTTTTGTAGGCCTTTGTTAAGGCCTCTATGAGCTTAGGCGATATATTCGGCCTTTTGGATGTATACTCGCTCTTTTCCTCGAATAGCATCATCATTGAGCCGCCGAAAGTGGATTTTTTCTTCTGAGGCTCGACTTCTTCGTAGAGATAAAGGGGGAAAAGATACCCGATGCCCTTGTTGCTCAATGTAATTCTACTTTCTACGATTGAATCAACGCAAAAAGCATGGTCAAAAATTCCTTCGGCAACCTGTCTTACGGTTATCAGCCCCAGATTCTCCCTCATCATGTGCCGCATAACATCCTTGCGCGGCATACAATGAAATCCACGCGAGTTACCAGTATAATACGTATACCTAACGTCAAACGGTCTGTATAGAATAGGAACTATCATCTCTTTACGCATACCGCTGGCCATTAAGTCCTTCTGCGCCAAATCAACCTTCCAATCCCTCGCATCATCGCCGAGTTCATAAGCCTTTCTGGCAAAATCAGCGTCGAGTCTCGAAAAATTCAAAACCGTTTGCCAAACTTCATCTTTGGTAAATTTTATCGTCAGATTGTCCCTTGCCGTAACTATACCTACGCTGTTTACCGGGAATACATCCGTAACCTTCCAGAAGGTCTCATATTCCTTTAGAGCCTTTTCGTTTCTCGGTATGAAAAAATAGGCGTCGGACTTGGGATTAAGCTTCTTCCACTTCGTATCGTACAAATCATGGCCTTCGAGCCATGAGTATTTCTTTTCGCGCAAACCGTATAATTCCGAATGATAAACGCCCTTTTCCTTGCTCTTGCCGGTCTTTACGAAAATCGAAATCGCTACACCCTGCTGAATATCAAATACGTTCTCGTCCTTGCTGCCGTCCGGGCATTTTTCCTTCTTAAGGCTATTTCCGTGCAAATCCAAAACATAAACCTCGTCAAAGCTCGTCATCAAAGACCGTCTCATGCCCCTGAACGTCGGGTTATCGAGCCAGCTGTGGTTTGTAATAAAGCCCACCATCCCTCTGCCTGCCTCATCTATCTTCCATTGAGCGAACCTTATGAACTTTACATAATCGTCCTGCAACCACTTCGGGTTCTTCTCTCCAAGCGGTTTACCGTCAACCTGCTTATACGCTCCTATACGCTTAGATATCCACTCGCCGACGTTCGCCGAATGCCCGGAATACGGCGGATTGCCCATAATGACGAGGATTGGGGTTTCGCGCTTTACCTTTCCGGCCTCGTGCGATTCTTCGGAAAGCGCCTTCATGAACGGGAAATTGCTTTGCTCGAACTCCTCAAACTCGAGCGTATTGGTAAGATAGGACTTGAACCTCTCCTCATCGCCGAGCCTAAAGCCCAGTTCCTCGAACAAAAACCCCATCTTCATGTGCCCGACCGCATAGGGAGCCATCATCAATTCGAAGGCGTAGAAGTTTTCAAGGACATGCTGCCTTATCAGCTTTTCACGCGCTCCTTCGCCGTACTTTTTTACGCACCTTTCGACTGCCAGTTTCGCGGCCTCAGCCGGAAAGGTCAGCGTCCCTCCCGCAGGGTCCAATACCGTAACAGCGCGCGTTGCAAGACCGTCTTCCTTGTCAAATTTGTCTTCAAGTATTTTATCGAGGCTTCTTACAATATAGGAAACAACCGGCTCCGGCGTATAGTAGACGCCCCTTTTTTCCCTTGTCTTGGGGTCATATTCCTTAAGAAACGTCTCGTAGAAATGCACAATCGGGTCTTTTCCCTTGCCCTCTTTGGAATAATCGTGCAGGATTTTTCCGACATCCGCGTTTGCCAGCACCTCTACTATGTCGTCAACCACCCACTCCATCTGCTTTGGAAGGTCGCCCAACGAAATGAACTTAAAAACCTCCCTCAATATCCCGATTGTATGGGGTATGAAGTCGTAAGCAGCCCTTCTCGAAAACCGCTCCTTGCACCTCGACCTCGCGGCAAACAGGCCGTAGGCTATTGTCTGGGAATATAAATCCGCGAAATCCTCTTCGCTCAAATCGTGAATCAGGTATTTCTTAAATGCCTCATAGAACTCATAGATACTTCCCTTGCGCCCGCTAGTCACCTCTTCGAGCATTACCTCATCTTTCAAGAAACGCGTTCTTTTCGCAAGCTCTACGGCAAGGGCCTCGGCACTCACTGTCTTTGGGATTGAAAACGAGAAAAACTTGTCAAGCAAGGCATAAAACTCTTTTTCTTCTTCGACAGGAGGCAGGGTCTTGAGTTTTCTGGATATAAACGGCCTTGCCACACGCGCCAAAGCTATGCGCTTACCGTCGCGGTAGAGCCTGAACTCGTAAAAATTAGTCAATATCAGGTTGGGGAAAGTA includes:
- a CDS encoding N-6 DNA methylase, with protein sequence MLKEYLKGIYEIQQRGDAREESYYSTLEELLERYSEEKKLKEVQVTTLPKKTEAGNPDFRVWDGKTRITGYIEAKDPSKEDLDSIEETDQLQRYLHTFPNLILTNFYEFRLYRDGKRIALARVARPFISRKLKTLPPVEEEKEFYALLDKFFSFSIPKTVSAEALAVELAKRTRFLKDEVMLEEVTSGRKGSIYEFYEAFKKYLIHDLSEEDFADLYSQTIAYGLFAARSRCKERFSRRAAYDFIPHTIGILREVFKFISLGDLPKQMEWVVDDIVEVLANADVGKILHDYSKEGKGKDPIVHFYETFLKEYDPKTREKRGVYYTPEPVVSYIVRSLDKILEDKFDKEDGLATRAVTVLDPAGGTLTFPAEAAKLAVERCVKKYGEGAREKLIRQHVLENFYAFELMMAPYAVGHMKMGFLFEELGFRLGDEERFKSYLTNTLEFEEFEQSNFPFMKALSEESHEAGKVKRETPILVIMGNPPYSGHSANVGEWISKRIGAYKQVDGKPLGEKNPKWLQDDYVKFIRFAQWKIDEAGRGMVGFITNHSWLDNPTFRGMRRSLMTSFDEVYVLDLHGNSLKKEKCPDGSKDENVFDIQQGVAISIFVKTGKSKEKGVYHSELYGLREKKYSWLEGHDLYDTKWKKLNPKSDAYFFIPRNEKALKEYETFWKVTDVFPVNSVGIVTARDNLTIKFTKDEVWQTVLNFSRLDADFARKAYELGDDARDWKVDLAQKDLMASGMRKEMIVPILYRPFDVRYTYYTGNSRGFHCMPRKDVMRHMMRENLGLITVRQVAEGIFDHAFCVDSIVESRITLSNKGIGYLFPLYLYEEVEPQKKKSTFGGSMMMLFEEKSEYTSKRPNISPKLIEALTKAYKKAPTPEEIFYYIYAVLYSNTYRAKYAEFLKSDFPRVPFTGDYKLFKKVGVFGQELAELHLLKSKSLNKPLVKFQGKGNHKVEKPKYDPKDKKVHINEGQYFEGISSEVWDYHIGGYRVMEKWLKERAKAERPLSLDDIKHYCRMSVSIEETIELQGKIDKVYSEIEENVIEA
- a CDS encoding HgcAB-associated protein, whose protein sequence is MAKTSKKSGAGCCGVKAVCTVETIIAVDERGQMVLPKELRKKASIKAGDRFALASFEKDGKVCCIALIRTDELVGMVKDKLGPVLKEVL
- the hgcB gene encoding mercury methylation ferredoxin HgcB; translated protein: MIYLKNVSTLEYNTSKCTGCTRCEQVCPRGVFVMDGNKARITDKDLCMECGACQKNCAHDAIKVDAGVGCAQALIYAENTGEEACCG
- the hgcA gene encoding mercury methylation corrinoid protein HgcA — encoded protein: MECCPPKPKSPKAFGTPKATSCCPPPAEAASAPKATTSEWALCDRYGAVMARLSNRFRMNYSIEPGLYSIGTPSKDSHVFVTANYKLSFDVLRRELKGINAHILVLDTKGINVWCAAGKGTFGTEELVTRIFKARLGSHVSHGKIIVPLLGAPGVAAHEVKRQTGFHVIYGPANARDIKAFIDNNMKTTPKMRVPDFGYVDRLVLTPMEFIPALKTLPYVAAFLFIIAGIGEKGFLYADATDALPLVILSLATIFTGALITPVILPLVPIRSFALKGLITGILATFGVLYISGISAAENTALTVFAYAFFPAVSSYLALQFTGATAYTNKSGVAKELKYALPLYKAAIAVSALSLITHIATKGGTL